A part of Numida meleagris isolate 19003 breed g44 Domestic line chromosome 27, NumMel1.0, whole genome shotgun sequence genomic DNA contains:
- the ATCAY gene encoding caytaxin isoform X2 — protein MGTTEATLRMENVDVKEEWQDEDFPGPLPEETGMESLGSPTEDEHTSSPPHTLNFNGAHRKRKTLVAPEINISLDQSEGSILSDDFLDTPDDLDINVDDIETPDETDSLEFLGNGNELEWEDDTPVATAKNMPGDSADLFGDGGTEDGSATNGRLWRTVIIGEQEHRIDLQMIKPYMRVVTHGGYYGEGLNAIIVFAACYLPDSNLADYHYIMENLFLYVISSLELLVAEDYMIVYLNGATPRRRMPGLGWLKKCYQMIDRRLRKNLKALIIVHPSWFIRTVLAISRPFISVKFISKIQYVHSLEELEQLIPMEHVQIPDCVSQYEEERIKARKERAEEKQDMAERERSVPPVEDQETSMP, from the exons ACCTCTCCCAGAAGAGACCGGCATGGAGTCGCTGGGCAGCCCTACGGAGGACGAGCACACATCCT CTCCCCCACATACGTTGAACTTTAACGGGGCGCACCGTAAGCGGAAGACACTCGTCGCACCCGAGATCAACATTTCCCTGGACCAGAGTGAAGGCTCCATTCTGTCCGACGACTTCTTGGACACGCCGGACGATCTGGATATCAACGTGGACGACATCGAAACGCCCGACGAGACGGATTCCCTCGAATTCCTAGGGAACGGGAACGAGCTGGAATGGGAAG ATGACACTCCCGTGGCCACGGCCAAGAACATGCCCGGGGACAGCGCGGATCTGTTCGGGGACGGCGGGACGGAGGACGGGAGCGCGACCAACGGGCGGCTCTGGAGGACGGTCATCATCGGGGAGCAGGAGCACCGCATCGACCTGCAGATGATCAAACCCTACatgagggtggtgacacacgGAG GATACTACGGGGAAGGACTCAACGCCATCATCGTCTTCGCTGCCTGCTACCTGCCAGACAGCAACCTGGCCGATTACCACTACATCATGGAGAACCTCTTCCT CTACGTGAtcagcagcctggagctgctggtggcCGAGGACTACATGATCGTGTACCTGAACGGAGCCACGCCGCGACGGAGGATGCCGGGCCTGGGGTGGCTGAAGAAGTGCTACCAGATGATAGACAGACG GCTGCGGAAGAACCTCAAAGCCCTGATCATCGTGCATCCCTCGTGGTTCATCCGGACGGTGCTGGCCATTTCCAGGCCCTTCATCAG CGTGAAGTTCATCAGTAAGATCCAGTACGTTCacagcctggaggagctggagcagctcatCCCCATGGAGCACGTGCAGATTCCAGACTGCGTCTCGCA ATATGAAGAAGAGAGGATCAAGGCCAGAAAAGAAAG GGCGGAAGAGAAACAAGACATGGCTGAAAGGGAAAG GTCTGTGCCCCCCGTGGAGGATCAAGAAACCAG
- the ATCAY gene encoding caytaxin isoform X1: MGTTEATLRMENVDVKEEWQDEDFPGPLPEETGMESLGSPTEDEHTSSPPHTLNFNGAHRKRKTLVAPEINISLDQSEGSILSDDFLDTPDDLDINVDDIETPDETDSLEFLGNGNELEWEDDTPVATAKNMPGDSADLFGDGGTEDGSATNGRLWRTVIIGEQEHRIDLQMIKPYMRVVTHGGYYGEGLNAIIVFAACYLPDSNLADYHYIMENLFLYVISSLELLVAEDYMIVYLNGATPRRRMPGLGWLKKCYQMIDRRLRKNLKALIIVHPSWFIRTVLAISRPFISVKFISKIQYVHSLEELEQLIPMEHVQIPDCVSQYEEERIKARKERAEEKQDMAERESRSVPPVEDQETSMP; the protein is encoded by the exons ACCTCTCCCAGAAGAGACCGGCATGGAGTCGCTGGGCAGCCCTACGGAGGACGAGCACACATCCT CTCCCCCACATACGTTGAACTTTAACGGGGCGCACCGTAAGCGGAAGACACTCGTCGCACCCGAGATCAACATTTCCCTGGACCAGAGTGAAGGCTCCATTCTGTCCGACGACTTCTTGGACACGCCGGACGATCTGGATATCAACGTGGACGACATCGAAACGCCCGACGAGACGGATTCCCTCGAATTCCTAGGGAACGGGAACGAGCTGGAATGGGAAG ATGACACTCCCGTGGCCACGGCCAAGAACATGCCCGGGGACAGCGCGGATCTGTTCGGGGACGGCGGGACGGAGGACGGGAGCGCGACCAACGGGCGGCTCTGGAGGACGGTCATCATCGGGGAGCAGGAGCACCGCATCGACCTGCAGATGATCAAACCCTACatgagggtggtgacacacgGAG GATACTACGGGGAAGGACTCAACGCCATCATCGTCTTCGCTGCCTGCTACCTGCCAGACAGCAACCTGGCCGATTACCACTACATCATGGAGAACCTCTTCCT CTACGTGAtcagcagcctggagctgctggtggcCGAGGACTACATGATCGTGTACCTGAACGGAGCCACGCCGCGACGGAGGATGCCGGGCCTGGGGTGGCTGAAGAAGTGCTACCAGATGATAGACAGACG GCTGCGGAAGAACCTCAAAGCCCTGATCATCGTGCATCCCTCGTGGTTCATCCGGACGGTGCTGGCCATTTCCAGGCCCTTCATCAG CGTGAAGTTCATCAGTAAGATCCAGTACGTTCacagcctggaggagctggagcagctcatCCCCATGGAGCACGTGCAGATTCCAGACTGCGTCTCGCA ATATGAAGAAGAGAGGATCAAGGCCAGAAAAGAAAG GGCGGAAGAGAAACAAGACATGGCTGAAAGGGAAAG CAGGTCTGTGCCCCCCGTGGAGGATCAAGAAACCAG
- the ATCAY gene encoding caytaxin isoform X3 yields MESLGSPTEDEHTSSPPHTLNFNGAHRKRKTLVAPEINISLDQSEGSILSDDFLDTPDDLDINVDDIETPDETDSLEFLGNGNELEWEDDTPVATAKNMPGDSADLFGDGGTEDGSATNGRLWRTVIIGEQEHRIDLQMIKPYMRVVTHGGYYGEGLNAIIVFAACYLPDSNLADYHYIMENLFLYVISSLELLVAEDYMIVYLNGATPRRRMPGLGWLKKCYQMIDRRLRKNLKALIIVHPSWFIRTVLAISRPFISVKFISKIQYVHSLEELEQLIPMEHVQIPDCVSQYEEERIKARKERAEEKQDMAERESRSVPPVEDQETSMP; encoded by the exons ATGGAGTCGCTGGGCAGCCCTACGGAGGACGAGCACACATCCT CTCCCCCACATACGTTGAACTTTAACGGGGCGCACCGTAAGCGGAAGACACTCGTCGCACCCGAGATCAACATTTCCCTGGACCAGAGTGAAGGCTCCATTCTGTCCGACGACTTCTTGGACACGCCGGACGATCTGGATATCAACGTGGACGACATCGAAACGCCCGACGAGACGGATTCCCTCGAATTCCTAGGGAACGGGAACGAGCTGGAATGGGAAG ATGACACTCCCGTGGCCACGGCCAAGAACATGCCCGGGGACAGCGCGGATCTGTTCGGGGACGGCGGGACGGAGGACGGGAGCGCGACCAACGGGCGGCTCTGGAGGACGGTCATCATCGGGGAGCAGGAGCACCGCATCGACCTGCAGATGATCAAACCCTACatgagggtggtgacacacgGAG GATACTACGGGGAAGGACTCAACGCCATCATCGTCTTCGCTGCCTGCTACCTGCCAGACAGCAACCTGGCCGATTACCACTACATCATGGAGAACCTCTTCCT CTACGTGAtcagcagcctggagctgctggtggcCGAGGACTACATGATCGTGTACCTGAACGGAGCCACGCCGCGACGGAGGATGCCGGGCCTGGGGTGGCTGAAGAAGTGCTACCAGATGATAGACAGACG GCTGCGGAAGAACCTCAAAGCCCTGATCATCGTGCATCCCTCGTGGTTCATCCGGACGGTGCTGGCCATTTCCAGGCCCTTCATCAG CGTGAAGTTCATCAGTAAGATCCAGTACGTTCacagcctggaggagctggagcagctcatCCCCATGGAGCACGTGCAGATTCCAGACTGCGTCTCGCA ATATGAAGAAGAGAGGATCAAGGCCAGAAAAGAAAG GGCGGAAGAGAAACAAGACATGGCTGAAAGGGAAAG CAGGTCTGTGCCCCCCGTGGAGGATCAAGAAACCAG